aattataacaaaaaactgaacaaaaatacacatatttagcacaaaaactcaataaacgacaaaaaacccacaagaccaaaaacatacatactattaatacaaatatctaaataaaaatgataaaaaatacaaaaaaatgacctataacaaaaactcacaaaatgattccaaaaattaaaaaacacacacaaataaacaatataactacaaaaacacacacaatgagttTAAGACAAACAAGACAACAAGatacacaaccacaaaaacacactaaagaacaaaaaacaaataaaacaaaaaaaaccagaacaaaaatacgcacaatgactaaaaaaaacacacaaaaaaacaacaacaagatacacaactacaaaaacacactaaagaacaaaatatgtttaaaaaacaaaacaaatgagctTCAGTGGATCAGACACTGAAATCAAAGACATGATTGGTCAGAGCTGATGATGACTCACGTCTTTTCCGTCGTCCTGTAGTCGTCGGTTGGTGTCGGTCACCTGactctgagacacacacacacacacacaggaacaggGTGAgctgtgcgtgtgcatgtgtgtgagcgtgtgtgtgagcgtgtgtgtgttagtgtgtgtaccTTGAGTTTCTGGGCTTCCCCCCATACTTTCAGCAGCTCAATGATGGAGTCTACAAAGCCCtggtgtgttagtgtgtgtgtgtgtgtgtgttaatgtgtgtgtgtgtgcatgtgtgtgagtgttaatgtgtgtgtgtaccttgagTTTCTGGGTCTCCCCCCGTactttcagcagctcagtgaTGGAGTCTACAAATCCCtggtgtgttagtgtgtgtgtgttaatttgttagtgtgtgagcgtgtgtgtgtgtgtgtgtgtgtgtgttagtgtgtaccTTGAGTTTCTGGGCTTCCCCCCATACTTTCAGCAGCTCAATGATGGAGTCTACAAAGCCCcggtgtgttagtgtgtgtgtgtgtgttaatatgtgtgagtgttaatgtgtgtgtgtaccttgagTTTCTGGGCCTCCCCCCGTactttcagcagctcagtgaTGGAGTCTACAAAGCCCtggtgtgttagtgtgtgtgtgtgtgtgtgtgtgtgtgtgtgtgtgtgtgtgtgtgtaccttgagTTTCTGGGCCTCCCCCCGTactttcagcagctcagtgaTGGAGTCTACAAATCCCtggtgtgttagtgtgtgtgtgtgtgtgtgtgtgtgtgtgtgtgtgtgtgtaccttgagTTTCTGGGCCTCCCCCCGTactttcagcagctcagtgaTGGAGTCTACAAAGCcctagtgtgttagtgtgtgtgtgtgtgtgtgtgtgtaccttgagTTTCTGGGCCTCCCCCCGTactttcagcagctcagtgaTGGAGTCTACAAATCCCtggtgtgttagtgtgtgtgtgtgtgtgtgtgtgtgtgtgtgtgtgtgtgtaccttgagTTTCTGGGCCTCCCCCCGTactttcagcagctcagtgaTGGAGTCTACAAAGCcctagtgtgttagtgtgtgtgtgtgtgtgtgtgtgtaccttgagTTTCTGGGCCTCCCCCCGTactttcagcagctcagtgaTGGAGTCTACAAATCCCtggtgtgttagtgtgtgtgtgtgtgtgtgtgtgtgtgtgtgtgtgtgtgtgtgtgtgtgtgtgtgtgtgtaccttgagTTTCTGGGCCTCCCCCCGTactttcagcagctcagtgaTGAGTCTACAAAGCCCtggtgtgttagtgtgtgtgtgtgtgtgtgtgtaccttgagTTTCTGGGCCTCCCCCCGTactttcagcagctcagtgaTGGAGTCTACAAATCCCtggtgtgttagtgtgtgtgtgtgtgtgtgtgtgtgtgtgtgtgtgtgtgtgtgtgtgtgtgtgtaccttgagTTTCTGGGCCTCCCCCCGTactttcagcagctcagtgaTGGAGTCTACAAAGCcctagtgtgttagtgtgtgtgtgtgtgtgtgtgtgtgtgtgtgtaccttgagTTTCTGGGCCTCCCCCCGTactttcagcagctcagtgaTGGAGTCTACAAATCCCtggtgtgttagtgtgtgtgtgtgtgtgtgtgtgtgtgtgtgtgtgtgtgtgtgtgtgtgtgtgtgtgtaccttgagTTTCTGGGCCTCCCCCCGTactttcagcagctcagtgaTGAGTCTACAAAGCCCtggtgtgttagtgtgtgtgtgtgtgtgtgtgtaccttgagTTTCTGGGCCTCCCCCCGTactttcagcagctcagtgaTGGAGTCTACAAAGCCCTGGTAGTGATGGTTACACATCTTCTCTATGTCTCTGTCATGGTTCCTGATACGAGCGTCTAGTTTCTCCACAAACAGACCGTGTTCCCTCCCATCGTACACTGACCTGTGGAgagagggggcggagtcagaCCTCAGAAAAAACTATTAAGCATCCATTGATTGACTGAAAATGGATGATTAACCCTTTAAAGATGAAACCAGTTTGAGTCGTTTTAATATTGTTTCTGCATGTTTCAggttacattttttgtgttggttttaatgttgtttgtgtgtttttgtttcatttttttgtgtttttggttcattttgtgtctttttaatattaatttatggttttttttcttcttctgattaATCGATTCAAACCTGATCAATTACACCAATAATCAATAAAAGATGCAGCTTTTCTAAactttaaactacaaaaaataaataataaagaaaataatacaaaaatggaATGGATCAATAAACATTGAGATATTAGTTAATTTTTAGACatacattttattcttttttttacaataatgcatttttaggTTTCTAACTCGTTTTCATGGGAAAACTAATTAAATTAACTCATTATCACAAGAAAATTCATTAAATTAACTCATTATCACaggaaaattaattaaattaactcCTTATCGGGGTGGTGTGTaactcagtgggttgagcgcccgccccatgtacggaggctgtagttggtcgattcccggcctgggacccttttctgcgtgtcattccctgctctctctgatccctttcctgtcaagcaactgtcatataaaggccactagagcccaaaaaatcctttaaaaaaaaataattaactcCTTATCGCGGGAAAACTGATTAAATTAACTCGTTATCAGGGGAAAATAAAGTAAGTTAACTCATTATCAGgggaaaattaattaaattaactcATTATCACGAGAAAACGAATTAAATTAACTCATTATCAGGGGAAAACTAATTAAATTAACTCACTATCAcgagaaaactaaataaattaacTCATTATCACGAGAAAACTAATTAAATTAACTCGTTATCACGGGAAAACTAATTAAATTAACTCGTTATTACgggaaaactaaaattaactcTATCACGGGAAAACTAATTAAATTAACTCGTTATCACAGTGAAACTAATTAAATTAACTCGTTATCatgggaaaatgaattaaattaactCATTATCACAGTGAAACGAATTAAATTAACTCGTTATCAtgggaaaattaattaaattaactcGTTATCAcaggaaaaataattaaattaactcGTTAtcacaggaaaataaataaattaactcGTTATCACTGGAAAATTGATTAAATTAACTCGTTATCACAGGAAAATTGATTAAATTAACTCGTTATCACTGGAAAATTGATTAAATTAACTCGTTATCACTGGAAAACTAATTAAATGAACTCGTTATCACAGGGAAACTAATTAAATTAACTTGTTATCAtgggaaaattaattaaattaactaGATATCACTGGAAAACTAATTAAATTAACTGGTTATCATGAgagaaattaattaaattaactcATTATCACAGGAAAGTTAGTTAAATGAACTCGTTatcatgggaaaaaaaattaaattaactcGTTATCACaggaaaataaagttcaattaacTCTTTATCACTGGTAAACGAATTAAATTAACTTTATCACGGGAAAGCGGAggaaataaaattatgaaagcATGGCCCTTTAGAGCTTCTGTAAAGTTATTACTTTTTTTAgaatattattacattttaagatgatCTAATTTATCCATATTTAATTTTCagatattattattcattatctAGATATTTAAAGTTTTTAGATTCATAataatcatttcttttttgtgaaaataaataaataaaattaaaatagattaatattattccatttttatacatttaatttcTATATGTTATTTAACAACAATGCTGAACTAAGATGACAATGTAACGTGACATTTCACTCAAGTCATGACTCGTCGTTTAATTCCTGAGTCATGAATAAGATGACATTAATCTACTGTAaacactgggagaacatgcaaactacacaCACCTGAataatgatgattattatttagatgctacatttttaatttccattTCCCACTCTAAGTTGCAactttaacttgtttttttaaataacatttcaccactttttccaccatttttgatcacttttaacccattttatttgtgattaaaacaaggaattccatctttaagatgactataataataataaacttcctggatatcagtggatattattcagataaaatgAAATAGATACAAATCATTTAAAGACTTTAACTAATCCAATTATCATCacttaataatttaatattataaattaGACGCAAACAAAACCAGgatgaaaaaataatgaataatcattttttttttttaaatcaaacaataataaacGAGGGGGGAATAAAATCATtgactaaaattaaagaaaatattctaGTCAAAATCAAAACTAATTTCGtccaaaatgagcaaaaaataaataaaaataaattaactctTGTGTATCAGtaagtcatatttttttatattattaaataaacaattgtgatgactaaaactaaaatatgtttcagatagaagcattaaaaaaaaaagattaaatgcagTATTCTGACCAGTTTACACTGAATCAAGCTAACAACACAGTGAGGCTAGGCTAATCTTAGCTTAAAGAAAGTTGCCAAAATCCCAAATGACAAGCTAACCAAATCAAATATCCAACCAGTAATGGTAAAGCTTGCCAAAATACATGTCAGAAAACACCGTGTCACGGTTAAATGTGCACATTTCACATCCCAAAAAGTCAAACCGACAACCTGTGACAGAGGCGTAAGTTAGCCGACTAGCTGTCCGATAATGGAACCATAAACGGTAAAGTTTTTGCCGTTCACCAGAGCGGCGGAGGACGAGGTTAGCAGCCCGCAGATAGACTCGGAGGATGGTACCAGGAAGCGGCGGCGGGCAGCAGCAGCTCGGGGCCGGCCTCAGCGCTCCCAAACTCGGACAGTGACTCACCGGAGGGTCGGTCCAATGCAGTTGGTGTCGGTGCTCTCTATTTCCCGCAGGATTCGCTCGTGTTCGGCGGCTGTCTCCGCGCTCGCCATCCTGCATGTTGCTCCGGTGGTTCCGAGCCCAGCCGAACTTTCCCGAACTGAGCCGAGGAGGTTCACTTCGCTTCGTTCTTTTGCGTCACAGTGGAACCAGAGGGTTCGTTTGATGACGTGCACACGCCGGCCCGTGTGAGCGGGGCTTCCTGACCTTAAGTGAAAAGCTgcgataaaacaaaaaatactaaaatattattaaagtaCTTTTAAAGATTTTCACAATAAAgtgtttaatatttataaaaattttatatttatattttgatgcTACAGAGGACTGTACATGATAATGACAGTGtccattttcaaaatgtaaaatgggCGTGGCTTCTGTTTTCATGACTTGTAAAACATATAAACCTTTTAcatagttttaaaaataaaactaaagccTGTATCTGACTTTATATATCTACGTTatagttatttaaaatttaaacgtaattatatatatatatatatgtatagttttaatattttacacctttttattatttctttttctattctttttttgtcctttttaattgtattattttcatttttctaatGCTACAAATGGTTgtacattaaataaacatacTTCAAAAAGTCAGTTTTCAGAATATAAAGTGAGCGTGTAACTCGTGTAAATCGTTTTtcagttttcaaaataaaaccaaagctTTTATCTGACTTTACTTATTTACTGAAGCACTCCTgtataatttgtttatttagcatCAAAACATCATAACACTACTTTTAACCCTGCTTTCTTTAATCTCCAAACTTCATTTGTTATTATGTTTGTGTAGTtagttgtgcttttattttgaaggtagccGTGTTCCGTCCGTGCTGTGCCGTGTGTTAACTTTGCAGGTTTTGTTTTTCCCGGTACACTGACGGTAGCCTGGCGGAGACTCTGCAGCCCAGATGGAGGTAAAGATGAGCTGAGGAGAACCTGCAAGTCCACACAGGACTTTATGATGATCTCTGGAGTGTTTGAGGGGTTGTTGGTTCAGATCCTGCACGTTCACATTCGGCTGACTGAGATTTACAGGATTCAGCTCCTCAGAGAGGTCAAAGTTCACATCAACAGAGGTTTGAATGTTTAGGGTTACAAACAAACAGGCCAGTCCTTGCGCGCGCACCAACACTCTGGCGCACAGACCAACACtctggcgcacacacacacctacacacgcGCCCACACATCAATGCTCTTGCACgcgcacaccacacacaccaacactgaTAAGCGCACCCACCAACGATCTTGCACACCCCAACACTCATACGCACGCACACTAACGCTCTTGCGCACACACATCAACGATCTTGCGCACACGTACTAACGATCTTGCACGCACACACCACATATTTTCGTCTGATAGTAGTCTGTTAGGTGAAATATACACCGgtatcttttaaaaaatatgcgcTAAATAAATTGACGTCACTTCCTTTTCGACTCGGCTGTTGTTGTGTAGATttacatcaataaaataaaaatacacataaacaccaatgtttctttatatttttaatgataaataataaaggcAAActtataataacaacaataagcTATTAtcttatacatatatatatatatatatatattctttaaaatgaaaaacctGTGTCACAAGTGGGTGGGCACAATGCTTGTGCTGGGTGGGCCGGCCCCCCATAGTGACGGGCCTGTAGATACAGTTCTTCAAACAGACACCGAGGAGCCTTATTCTAACAAATACCGAGGCCACTCGTTCAAACCGACCGATACCGACTTATCTCTCAGACTTTCCTAAAACTTGTTGGACGTTAGATGTTGCCGTGTTTCTCTGCTCAGACCAGGAAGAAGCTGATCAACGACGTGTCCTCCTGTGTGGACGAGGCTTTGGAGGGCCTGGTTCGGTCCTCGGGAGGTCTGTCGCTCCTCAAAGATCACAGAGTGGTCCTCAGGTCAGACCTGGACCGTCTGAAGGGGAAAGTCTGTCTGCTGTCAGGAGGAGGCTCAGGACACGAGCCGGCACACGCAGGTAAGATCTTTAGAGGGTCTGTGTGGGACCTTCAGAGGGTCTGTGTGGGACCTTCAGAGGTCTGAGGACCTTCAGAGGTCTGAGGACCTTTAGATCATCCGAGGACCTTCAGAGAGTctgagaaaaacttcagaggtCTGAGGACCTTTAAAGGTTTGAGGACCTTCTCTTGTCTCTCCAGGTTTTGTCGGTCATGGGATGCTTTCGGCCGCCGTAGCGGGAGCAGTGTTTGCGTCTCCGCCTCCTGCTAACATCCTGGCGGCCATCTTGGCTCTGCATGAAGCAGGTAAAGCACACGTGAGCGTTTGTACTTCAGGTGGTCCTCCTAACCACGTGATGGTCTCGTTGGAAACAGGAGCCTCAGGGGTTCTCCTCATCGTGAAGAACTACACCGGGGACCGACTGAACTTTGGTCTGGCGGTGGAGAAGGCACGCCAAAAGGGCGTTACCGTGGAGATGGTGCTAGTAGCCGACGACTGCGCCATGGATAGCATCAGTAAGGCTGGACGCAGAGGGCTGTGTGGCACCATCCTCATACACAAGGTACACAACCAACTACACACAGGCTACACAACCAATCACAtagcttcatattccttccacaCATGTTGTGTATCTTCACCAGTGATTAGTTATAAACATTGTgagatgatgtgtgtgtgtgttcctgtggTGCAGCTGGGCGGGGCCATGGCAGAAGAAGGCTGCTCATTGGACCAGATTGTCAGCAGACTGACAGTGGTTCTAAAGGGGGTTGGTGAGTCCTCGCTCAGACTCTACGTCCTGGTCCAGGTTCTGGTCTTACAGTCCGTGTTTCAGGTACTCTGGGGGTCAGTTTGTCTCCATGCAGCGTTCCCGGGTCTCTGCCCACGTTTGACCTGAAGCCTGGAGACATGGAGCTGGGACTGggtgagaaacacacacacacacacacacacacacacacacacacacacacgtataaaaCCTGTTAGTCTCTACATCCTACAGGAATCCACGGTGAGCCTGGGATCCAGAGGTCAGAGGTGAGTGTGTCGGACCCACCTGTCGACATGTGACGTCTGAGAGCTTCCTCTGTCCTCAGATTGGCTCCGCAGACCAGGTGGTGAAAACCATGATCGATCACATGACCAACCCGGACAGCCAATCCCGTCTGGAGCTGGAATCAGGTCCTGAGAGATAACCACGCTGCGCCTGAGTGTCAcagtgttgtgttgttttttagagtgtgtgtgtgtgtgtgtgtccatccaCAGGAGACACGGTGGTGCTGTGTGTCAACAATCTGGGAGCTCTGTCCGGTTTAGAGATGGGTGTGGTGACAGGAGCAGTCCTCGCCTACTTAGGTACGTAcacatcagccaatcagaagacTGGGCTCCGTTGCCATGGCGCCAGCGTGCGTCCTTTGATGTGAAGAGGAAAAGTGTGAGGGTTTTAGTCGGTGTCTGAGCGATGTTTACATTTGACTTTGAGAGAAATATGACGGTCGACTGGTGAatcacaaaatatcaacaaaacacacaaaattactccaaaaacaatcacaaaagtagagaaattgcacaaaaggacaagaaaatacacaacttttctccaaaagcacacgaaacaacaacacaaatacacaaaaatgcaccaaattaGCAAAGgaaatacaaaatgtcaacaaaaacacacaaatggacataaaaaatatttgtaaaatgagcaaaaaaaatacaaaaacaaaaatacaacaaacacataaaataactccaaaaaatacatacatattacagaaattacacaaaaggatgagaaaatacacaattttacttgaaaagcacacaaaaaaacaacacaaaaatgcccaaaattaacaaaagaaatacaaaaagtcaacagaactacacaaaacaacaaaaatacacaacaaccacaaagacacaaaaacctCGATAAATCTTTGGGGCTGTGTCGtgtaaatttgttgttgttttgtgcgtttttcttttattgtgttttggttttttttgtatatttttaattgttttctgtgcttttagagaaaaatgttcttattgtatgcaatttctgtagttttgtctgtttttgtggtcataTTCACTCTTTATGCTcagtttgtgtatattttttatcattttgtgtatctttgtgattgtgttgtgtatatttgtgtgtttctgatgactttttgtatttcttttgctcattttgtgcattcttgtgctgttgttttgtgtatttttgttgtaattttgtgtgttttgtcgttatgtgtatttttgatgactttttgtacttttgctaattttgtgtatttgtgttgttttgtgtgtttttctgttgttttgtgtatatttgtagtctaattgtgtattttctcaTCCTTTTGTGCAActtctataattttgtgtgtttttttggagtaattctatgcgtttgttgtattttagttttttatgtattttatgtcaatttgtgtatttttgttgactttttgtatttcttttgctATTTTGGTGAATTTTGTGCTcacttttatttgtaaataagtgatattgtcccaaaacatgcacgtGAGGTATTTCTGTATGTTATTGGAAACTGAttttagataaataataataaattaacataGATTTTTCCATTATTGAACGTGAACTCTGACTTTTCCATTGAAAAAGTCTCTGTTGATGAGATAAAGCCTCCCACCAGGGGGCGCCACTGATAAAGCGGGGGAGGATGTCCCAATCAGAGGCTCTGAAACACGTGGAAAATAATAATGATCAGTTTTTATCGACTCAAAACAGACTAAGGCACAATGACTGAAAGTGTGGGagtaaaatgtatgaaaaataacagaaatacaatatttaaaaaaataaaataagcaaaCAAAAGCTTATTCTGTGACagattaaatgataaataaaagtggGTGAAGTCTCTCTCTGACCTGTGATTGgtggtttccatggtaacagaGAGTCGGGGAGTGGTGGTTGCCAGGGCGATGTCGGGATCTTTCATGACCTCGTTGGAGATGGGTGGTGTTTCTGTGACGCTGATGAAGGTCGACCAGGACGACTTACTGCGACTGTTCGGTGAGTTACCGACAAGAAACATGCATATATAccgacacaaaacacacaaatataccgACACAACACACGCAAATATACCGACAAAAAACACGCAAATATAccgacacaaaacacacaaatataccgacacaaaacacacaaatataccgACAAATAACACGCAAATATACCGACAAATAACACGCAAATATACCGACACAAAACACGCAAATATACCGACACAAAACACGCAAATATACCGACACAAAACACGCAAATATACCCAAATATACCGACACGAAACACACGCAAATATACCGAcacgaaacacacacaaatataccgACACGAAACACACGCAAATATACCGACACGAAACACACGCAAATATACCGACACGAAACACACGCAAATATACCAACACAAAACACGCAAATATACCAACACAAAACACGCAAATATACCGACAAATAACACGCAAATATACCGACACAAAACACGCAAATATACCAACACACAACACGCAAATATACCGACAAATAACACGCAAATATACCAACACAAAACACGCAAATATACCGACAAATAACACGCAAATATACCGACACAAAACACGCAAATATACCGACACAAAACACGCAAATATACCCAAATATACCGACACGAAACACACGCAAATATACCGACACGAAACACACGCAAATATACCGACACAAAACACGCGCAAATATACCGACACGAAACACGCGCAAATATACCGACACAAAACATGCAAATACATTATACGATGAAATcattgtatatacagtatatatatatatatataatatttgtattttattatgaaATGTCCTACATTTAGATTCTTGTTTCATTTGCTAAACGTTGCTAATTAAACACGTTAATGCTATCATTAAATAGTCAggagtcaattttttttttaaagtttaggaATTTCCTTAAATTTTCTATAACTCATTTACAAACGTACGCGTcctcacaaacacattaaacgtCTCACGCCTCCTCTTCCATCAGACGCGAGCACCAGCGCCCCCGCCTGGCCAAACCtcagtgctgtgtgtgtgagtgggcgTGACTTCGTAGTGGAGGCTCCGACCATGGGCCCCCGATCGCAGGACATCACATACCccacaggtcagaggtcacagtgGCGGTGTAGCGAACGCTAACATACATGCTAACGTGAGGACCCCGTCAGGCCCACTGAGCGGTGTTATGGAGAACGTTCTGGAGAGCATCTGTCTGACGCTGCAGAGACAGAGGACTAATCTGAACATCCTGGACCAGGAGTGTGGTGACGGAGACTGTGGGAACACTCACTACGACTTCACCCAAGGTCAGATCAATATGatcaattattaataatattaacaatataaataaaagtaatgcTAATCATCATCAGCCATCCTGCTCTGGATACGAAACAAACCCATACCTGGTTGCCCCGGGAAACTTCTGGCTGGCCTTGCGGGATTGGCTGAAGAGAAGATGGGCGGGACTTCTGGAGCGGTGTGTTCCGTCTGTcaacatacacacaaatacacagttatatatacacacacacgcacacagttaCACTctgactggtgtgtgtgtgtgtgtgtgtt
This window of the Gouania willdenowi chromosome 18, fGouWil2.1, whole genome shotgun sequence genome carries:
- the tkfc gene encoding triokinase/FMN cyclase, giving the protein METRKKLINDVSSCVDEALEGLVRSSGGLSLLKDHRVVLRSDLDRLKGKVCLLSGGGSGHEPAHAGFVGHGMLSAAVAGAVFASPPPANILAAILALHEAGASGVLLIVKNYTGDRLNFGLAVEKARQKGVTVEMVLVADDCAMDSISKAGRRGLCGTILIHKLGGAMAEEGCSLDQIVSRLTVVLKGVGTLGVSLSPCSVPGSLPTFDLKPGDMELGLGIHGEPGIQRSEIGSADQVVKTMIDHMTNPDSQSRLELESGDTVVLCVNNLGALSGLEMGVVTGAVLAYLESRGVVVARAMSGSFMTSLEMGGVSVTLMKVDQDDLLRLFDASTSAPAWPNLSAVCVSGRDFVVEAPTMGPRSQDITYPTGPLSGVMENVLESICLTLQRQRTNLNILDQECGDGDCGNTHYDFTQAILLWIRNKPIPGCPGKLLAGLAGLAEEKMGGTSGALYSLFLNAAAGHVTEGQSHPAAWAAAVHAGTEAIRRYAGAEPGDRTMLDALCPAVKELMKMTPEPLSEQMHVLCAAVQKADHGAEGTRGLKAGAGRASYVSSDRLAHADAGAVGVAWIFKAALSALQRHYAQ